One stretch of Terriglobales bacterium DNA includes these proteins:
- the trpA gene encoding tryptophan synthase subunit alpha has protein sequence MPITLDKRPALIAYLTCGDPDLATTRAVALAAIDAGAAVIELGVPFSDPVADGPVIQRASERALANGVSLGDVIALGRGLRKARPRAGLIVFSYLNPVLRLGLARFCAASADAGLDGALITDLTLEEADEYLACMRARELATVFLAAPTSTDRRLRRIAKACSGFVYAVSRTGVTGTRQELAADARQLVHRLRRYTTLPLALGFGVSTPEQFAEVGGFADAAVVGSAIVQTIEKAEKAGAAGAVGAFVASLVAAKPAAKGSQH, from the coding sequence ATGCCAATCACTCTCGACAAACGGCCGGCGCTGATCGCGTACCTGACCTGCGGGGACCCCGATCTCGCGACCACGCGCGCGGTGGCGCTGGCGGCGATCGACGCGGGCGCTGCGGTGATCGAGCTGGGCGTGCCGTTCAGCGATCCGGTGGCCGACGGGCCGGTGATCCAGCGGGCCAGCGAGCGGGCGCTGGCCAACGGCGTGTCGCTGGGAGACGTGATCGCGCTGGGAAGAGGACTGCGGAAGGCGCGGCCGCGGGCCGGGCTGATCGTGTTCTCCTATTTGAATCCGGTCCTGCGTTTGGGCCTGGCGCGGTTCTGCGCGGCGTCGGCGGATGCCGGGCTGGACGGAGCCCTGATCACCGACCTCACGCTGGAAGAGGCGGACGAGTATCTGGCATGCATGCGGGCGCGGGAGCTGGCGACCGTGTTCCTGGCGGCGCCGACCTCGACCGACCGGCGGCTGCGGCGGATCGCCAAGGCCTGCTCCGGGTTCGTGTACGCTGTATCACGTACCGGTGTGACCGGTACGCGCCAGGAGCTGGCGGCCGATGCGCGACAATTGGTCCACCGGCTACGCCGCTACACCACGCTGCCGCTGGCGTTGGGCTTCGGGGTCTCGACCCCGGAGCAATTCGCGGAGGTGGGCGGGTTCGCCGACGCGGCGGTGGTGGGCAGCGCCATCGTGCAGACGATCGAAAAGGCAGAGAAGGCCGGAGCGGCGGGGGCGGTGGGAGCGTTTGTGGCCTCGTTGGTAGCGGCGAAGCCGGCCGCGAAAGGCAGTCAGCACTAG
- the aroF gene encoding 3-deoxy-7-phosphoheptulonate synthase, translated as MAENAAEEQIQRVIERLVNLGYEVHRSTGAQQTVLGVVGKTIDFDIRDIEVMEGVREVHRVSSPYKLVARSFRPEGTVVRFANGLSIGGPEVVVMAGPCSVESQEQLFTIAQQVSQAGARVLRGGAFKPRSSPYSFQGLGEDGLKLLREAGEKFGLLVISEVMEISQIPLMTPYVDIFQVGARNMQNFNLLRELGKARKPVMLKRGIAATLEEMLLSAEYIMSGGNYDVILCERGIRTFETYTRNTMDISAIPIVHKLSHLPMTADPSHGTGRRDKVSPMARAAVAAGADAIIVEVHHQPEKALSDGAQSLYPEQFAKLMDELRMIAPAVGRKIA; from the coding sequence ATGGCGGAAAACGCGGCCGAGGAACAGATCCAGCGGGTGATCGAGCGGCTGGTGAACCTCGGGTACGAAGTGCACCGCAGCACCGGTGCGCAGCAGACCGTGCTGGGGGTGGTGGGCAAGACCATCGACTTCGACATCCGCGACATCGAGGTGATGGAGGGCGTGCGCGAGGTGCACCGCGTCAGCTCGCCCTATAAGCTGGTGGCGAGAAGTTTCCGGCCCGAAGGCACGGTCGTGCGCTTCGCCAACGGCCTGAGCATCGGCGGCCCCGAGGTAGTGGTGATGGCGGGGCCGTGCTCGGTGGAATCGCAGGAGCAGTTGTTCACCATCGCGCAACAGGTCTCGCAGGCAGGGGCGCGCGTGCTGCGCGGGGGCGCGTTCAAGCCGCGCTCGTCGCCCTACTCTTTCCAGGGGCTGGGCGAAGACGGGCTGAAACTGCTGCGGGAAGCGGGCGAGAAGTTCGGGTTGCTGGTGATCAGCGAGGTGATGGAGATCTCGCAGATCCCGCTGATGACGCCCTACGTAGACATCTTCCAGGTGGGGGCGCGCAACATGCAGAACTTCAACCTGCTGCGCGAGCTGGGCAAGGCGCGCAAGCCGGTGATGTTGAAGCGCGGCATCGCCGCCACGCTGGAGGAGATGCTGCTTTCGGCCGAGTACATCATGAGTGGCGGGAACTACGACGTGATCCTGTGCGAACGCGGCATCCGGACGTTCGAAACCTACACCCGCAACACCATGGACATCTCGGCCATCCCGATCGTGCACAAGCTCTCGCACCTGCCGATGACGGCGGACCCGTCGCACGGCACCGGGCGGCGCGACAAGGTGTCACCCATGGCGCGGGCGGCGGTGGCGGCGGGCGCCGATGCCATCATCGTCGAGGTGCATCACCAGCCGGAGAAGGCGCTGAGCGACGGGGCGCAGTCGCTTTACCCGGAGCAGTTCGCCAAGCTCATGGACGAACTGCGAATGATCGCGCCGGCGGTGGGGCGGAAGATCGCTTAG
- a CDS encoding chorismate mutase, with translation MDIAEWRKRIDELDRRLVELLNARALAAKEIGKLKRDTKLPVYEPDREKVIHENVRKHNRGPLPDAALMHIYERIIDVMRKLQRDEIGERGEAAAGETELEPKD, from the coding sequence ATGGACATCGCAGAGTGGCGTAAAAGGATCGATGAACTGGACCGCAGGCTGGTGGAGCTGTTGAACGCGCGCGCCCTGGCCGCCAAGGAGATCGGCAAGCTGAAGCGCGATACCAAGCTGCCGGTCTACGAGCCGGACCGGGAGAAAGTGATCCACGAGAACGTGCGCAAGCACAACCGCGGCCCGCTGCCGGACGCTGCCCTCATGCACATCTACGAACGGATCATCGACGTCATGCGCAAGCTGCAGCGGGACGAGATCGGCGAGCGCGGCGAAGCGGCGGCGGGAGAGACCGAGTTGGAGCCGAAGGACTAG
- a CDS encoding prephenate dehydrogenase, whose protein sequence is MFKQITIIGTGLIGGSLALAAKKDKLVGRVVGCDRAETLEHAQKMGAIDSGSSDPAQASAGSQAVVLATPVGAILDFVERIAPRLPPDVLVTDVGSTKKEMVERARAALGEEAGRRILPGHPMAGKERSGLEQADAELFLGTVWLFTPMGGSETRPQGRAGEWVTLVEKLGAKALFMDVERHDRLCAWISHLPQMISTALASTLEDQVGDDAEIKAIGGRALREMTRIAASPYSMWRDIAMTNTGNLEEALLRLEQKLAYIRENLKTAGLREEFERGNKFHR, encoded by the coding sequence TTGTTTAAGCAAATCACCATCATCGGAACCGGCTTGATCGGCGGGTCGCTGGCCCTGGCGGCGAAGAAGGACAAGCTCGTCGGGAGGGTCGTCGGCTGCGACCGGGCGGAAACGCTGGAGCACGCGCAGAAGATGGGCGCGATCGACAGCGGATCGAGCGATCCGGCGCAGGCCTCGGCGGGCAGCCAGGCGGTGGTGCTGGCCACGCCGGTGGGAGCGATTCTAGACTTCGTGGAGCGGATCGCGCCCCGGCTGCCGCCGGATGTGCTGGTCACCGACGTCGGCAGCACCAAGAAAGAGATGGTGGAGCGGGCGCGGGCGGCGCTGGGCGAGGAGGCCGGCCGGCGCATCCTGCCGGGACACCCGATGGCGGGAAAAGAACGCAGCGGACTGGAGCAGGCGGATGCGGAGCTGTTCCTGGGAACGGTGTGGCTGTTCACGCCGATGGGCGGATCCGAGACCCGTCCCCAAGGCCGGGCGGGGGAATGGGTCACGCTGGTGGAGAAGCTGGGGGCGAAGGCCCTGTTCATGGACGTGGAGCGGCATGACCGGCTGTGTGCCTGGATCAGCCACCTGCCGCAGATGATCTCCACCGCGCTGGCGAGCACGCTGGAAGACCAGGTGGGCGACGACGCCGAGATCAAGGCCATCGGCGGCCGGGCGTTGCGGGAGATGACCCGCATCGCGGCCAGCCCGTACTCGATGTGGCGCGACATCGCCATGACCAACACCGGGAACCTGGAAGAAGCCCTGCTGCGCCTGGAGCAAAAGCTGGCCTACATCCGCGAGAACCTGAAGACCGCGGGCCTGCGTGAAGAATTCGAGCGCGGCAACAAGTTCCATCGATGA
- the trpB gene encoding tryptophan synthase subunit beta encodes MKAQLKSAVGRFGAYGGRYVPETLMAALEQLEHAYEAAKKDRKFQAELQRLLEEYAGRPTPLTFAGRLTKKLGGARIYLKREDLLHTGAHKINNCLGQALLAQRMGKHRIIAETGAGQHGVATATVCALFGFECVVYMGTEDMRRQELNVFRMKLLGAEVRGVDAGQRTLKDAINEAMRDWVTNVRTTHYLLGSVLGAHPYPTMVRDFHRVIGKETRAQIRKAEGRLPSAIIACVGGGSNAMGIFYEFLGDKQVKLVGVEAGGRGIHLGEHAARVAAGIEGGVPGVLQGTYTYVLQDEAGQIAPTHSVSAGLDYPALGPEHAGLRDAGRAEYVAATDEEALEACKVLAQTEGIIPALESAHAVAETIKRAPRMRKTDIVVVNVSGRGDKDMGILTQKLKL; translated from the coding sequence GTGAAAGCACAGCTCAAATCCGCGGTCGGGCGGTTCGGGGCGTACGGAGGCAGGTACGTGCCGGAGACGCTCATGGCGGCGCTCGAGCAATTGGAGCACGCCTACGAGGCGGCGAAGAAGGACCGGAAGTTCCAGGCGGAGTTGCAGAGGCTGTTGGAAGAGTATGCGGGACGCCCTACCCCGCTCACGTTTGCGGGGCGGCTGACGAAGAAGCTGGGCGGGGCCAGGATCTACCTGAAGCGCGAAGACTTGCTGCACACCGGCGCGCACAAGATCAACAACTGCCTGGGACAGGCGCTGCTGGCGCAGCGCATGGGCAAGCACCGCATCATCGCGGAGACGGGGGCGGGGCAACATGGGGTAGCGACCGCGACCGTCTGCGCGCTTTTCGGTTTCGAGTGCGTGGTGTACATGGGCACCGAAGATATGCGGCGGCAGGAGCTGAATGTCTTCCGTATGAAGCTGCTGGGCGCAGAGGTGCGGGGCGTCGACGCCGGCCAGCGCACGCTGAAGGACGCGATCAACGAGGCCATGCGCGATTGGGTGACCAATGTGCGCACCACCCATTACCTGCTGGGGAGCGTGCTGGGCGCGCATCCGTATCCGACGATGGTGCGGGACTTCCACCGGGTGATCGGAAAAGAGACGCGGGCGCAGATCAGGAAAGCGGAAGGAAGGCTGCCGTCAGCGATCATCGCGTGCGTGGGCGGCGGATCGAATGCGATGGGGATCTTCTACGAGTTCCTGGGCGACAAGCAGGTGAAGCTGGTCGGGGTCGAGGCCGGGGGCCGCGGGATCCACCTGGGCGAGCACGCGGCGCGAGTGGCGGCGGGCATCGAAGGCGGCGTGCCAGGCGTGCTTCAGGGCACCTACACCTACGTGCTTCAGGACGAGGCCGGGCAGATCGCGCCGACGCACTCGGTGTCGGCGGGATTGGACTACCCGGCGCTGGGGCCGGAGCACGCGGGGCTCCGGGACGCGGGCCGGGCGGAGTATGTTGCGGCGACGGATGAGGAAGCGCTGGAGGCCTGCAAGGTGCTGGCGCAGACCGAAGGCATCATCCCGGCGCTGGAGTCGGCGCACGCGGTGGCGGAAACGATCAAGAGGGCGCCGCGCATGCGCAAGACCGACATCGTGGTCGTGAACGTCTCCGGGCGCGGAGACAAGGACATGGGCATCCTGACCCAGAAACTGAAGCTGTAA